In Leclercia pneumoniae, the genomic window CTGGGTAAGTATCCCTCTAGCAAAGTGCGTTGCCATTTTTCGCTCCGTGATAATGGTTTGTGCCTGGTTAAACGGTTACATCATTATCGCTTAACTCTTCCTCAGTTTTAATCCGTAAAGTTGATTATTAGAAGTCCCGACACCGAACTTTACATTTTCAGATATAAAAATCGGATTCCTCGCGCAGTGAATCGCGATAGAGGGCCTTGATCGTCTCTTTAAGCCAGATGATTTTCGGGTTATGGCTGTTACGTTTGTGCCAGATAAGCGTAAAGGGCACGGTAAGTTTTTCTGCCATCGCTTCGTCGATAGGGATCGGACGCGTCACCAGCTTACGCTGGTGGAGATGATTATAGTGCCGGCAGTAGTGCGGCGCGGTCGCAATGTAGTCATGGTGCGGCTGCGCAGCCATAAACATCGACTGCTCAAACCCCGGCAGGCTCATAGCAATATTGCGCGTCAGCCCCATCTCATTTAACACCTCGTCCAGCGCCCAGGTGTCGCTACGCTCCCAAAAGATACTGATATGGGGGTAGCGGAGAAACGTCTCGAGATTCCACTCCTCCTGAAGCGCCGGATGGCCCTCACGCAGGTAGACGCAGGGGCGGTCGGAAAAGAGAATTTCATGGTCGATAAACCACGGCAGCAATTTCAACAGTTCGCGGGAGCGAGGATGGGTTTCGCGACCGGTAAAGCCGATATCCACTTCACCCCGGGTTATGGCATCCAGCGAGTCGTAGTCCCAGTGGCGCATACGCACCGAGGCCTGGGGGTAGCGCTGGTTTATCCTGTCCAGAAGCGCGTTAAAGCGGATCAACATTAACGGCGTTTCTGCCGCCAGTTCAAACTTCATCCCCCCCGGGGAGTCATTGTGTGACTTGTCGAGGATCTGATTGCCTATCTGCATCCAG contains:
- the yidZ gene encoding HTH-type transcriptional regulator YidZ; protein product: MKKPLSSLDLNLLLTLQLLLQERSVTRAAKRMNITPSAVSKALAKLRAWFDDPLFVKTPLGLLPTPLTVSLEHDLADWMQIGNQILDKSHNDSPGGMKFELAAETPLMLIRFNALLDRINQRYPQASVRMRHWDYDSLDAITRGEVDIGFTGRETHPRSRELLKLLPWFIDHEILFSDRPCVYLREGHPALQEEWNLETFLRYPHISIFWERSDTWALDEVLNEMGLTRNIAMSLPGFEQSMFMAAQPHHDYIATAPHYCRHYNHLHQRKLVTRPIPIDEAMAEKLTVPFTLIWHKRNSHNPKIIWLKETIKALYRDSLREESDFYI